In one window of Mercurialis annua linkage group LG4, ddMerAnnu1.2, whole genome shotgun sequence DNA:
- the LOC126679467 gene encoding uncharacterized protein LOC126679467 → MAAPFFSTPFQPYVYQSQQDAVIPFQILGGEAQVVQIMLKPQEKVVAKPGSMCFMSGSVEMENTFLPENEVGVWQWLFGKTVTSIVLRNAGPSDGFIGIAAPSLARILPIDLAMFGGEILCQPDAFLCSVNDVKVSSTVDQRARNVMASAEGFLRQKLSGQGLAFIIAGGSVIQKNLEVGEVLCVDVSCIVAVNTTVNVQIKYNGPMRRAVFGGDNLVTATLTGPGIVFIQSLPFQRFSQRIARAVTSPNMRENPKFFVQIAIFFFLAYVVIVSSLILTDVN, encoded by the exons ATGGCTGCACCGTTTTTCTCAACTCCGTTTCAGCCTTATGTTTACCAG AGTCAGCAAGATGCGGTGATTCCTTTCCAAATTTTAGGTGGTGAAGCACAGGTGGTTCAG ATAATGTTGAAACCGCAAGAAAAGGTTGTTGCTAAACCAG GTTCTATGTGCTTCATGTCTGGTTCCGTTGAAATGGAGAACACTTTCCTCCCTGAAAATGAAGTAGGTGTATGGCAGTGGCTTTTTGGAAAGACAGTCACGAGTATTGTACTTCGCAATGCTGGTCCTAGTGATGGATTTATTGGAATAGCTGCACCTTCTCTTGCAAGAATACTTCCG ATTGATTTAGCAATGTTTGGTGGAGAAATTTTATGCCAG CCAGATGCATTCCTTTGCTCTGTAAATGATGTAAAGGTCAGCAGTACTGTTGATCAGAGGGCGCGTAATGTCATGGCCAGTGCAGAG GGTTTTTTGAGACAGAAGCTGTCTGGACAGGGACTTGCATTTATTATTGCTGGAGGATCTG TTATACAGAAAAACCTTGAGGTGGGCGAGGTATTATGTGTTGATGTATCTTGCATTGTTGCCGTTAATACCACAGTCAATGTCCAAATTAAATACAACGGTCCCATGAGAAGGGCAGTCTTCGGT GGTGACAATTTAGTAACAGCAACTCTAACCGGACCGGGCATTGTTTTTATTCAGAGTttaccttttcaacgattttctCAGCGCATAGCGAG GGCAGTGACATCCCCAAACATGAGAGAAAATCCAAAGTTCTTCGTGCAGATAGccattttcttttttctggCATATGTTGTGATTGTATCTTCATTAATTTTGACCGATGTGAATTAG